One segment of Streptomyces sp. NA02950 DNA contains the following:
- a CDS encoding HAD family hydrolase — translation MILVLWDIDRTLLYTGDTDRLVYRELFEEVVGRPAESLPARGTGVTMPLAVRELLRVNAVEPELIEELAQRIVQRMPAQLERHRDELSRTGQVMPSAPAALAAVQLEPGLVPTVVTGNLRGSAEIKLKALGLDEYLDLSIGGYASDDAHRPALVRVAQQRAGTRHAYTFTRDTTVIIGDSLEDVRTGREGGATVVGVASGTASAEKLAAAGACHVVPDLTDVQRVIRLINQCAASDVDQGCPEPPQDAM, via the coding sequence ATGATCCTGGTTCTCTGGGACATTGACCGCACCCTCCTCTACACCGGCGACACCGACCGGCTGGTCTATCGGGAACTTTTCGAGGAGGTAGTGGGCCGGCCTGCCGAGAGTTTGCCCGCTCGGGGAACCGGGGTGACGATGCCCCTCGCTGTCCGGGAGCTGCTGCGCGTGAATGCAGTGGAACCCGAGCTGATCGAGGAACTCGCGCAGCGCATCGTGCAGCGTATGCCCGCGCAACTAGAACGTCACCGTGACGAACTTTCTCGCACGGGGCAAGTCATGCCCAGTGCACCCGCTGCCCTTGCCGCCGTGCAACTGGAGCCCGGGCTGGTTCCCACTGTGGTCACTGGCAACCTGCGAGGCAGCGCCGAGATCAAGCTCAAGGCTCTGGGCCTGGACGAGTATCTCGACCTCAGCATCGGCGGATACGCCTCCGACGACGCCCACCGCCCTGCCCTCGTGCGCGTGGCACAGCAGCGAGCCGGCACACGCCACGCGTATACCTTCACACGGGATACGACCGTGATCATCGGCGACTCTCTCGAAGACGTCCGCACTGGACGGGAGGGAGGCGCCACCGTGGTCGGCGTCGCTTCCGGTACCGCCTCAGCCGAGAAACTCGCTGCCGCCGGCGCCTGTCACGTCGTCCCTGACCTAACCGACGTGCAACGCGTAATTCGCCTGATCAACCAATGTGCTGCCTCGGACGTTGACCAAGGCTGTCCTGAGCCACCGCAGGATGCGATGTAA
- a CDS encoding CpaF family protein, with translation MSTVTERSDERELAAAVRGRVVARLAQYANEREAAGLPPEAESQRRVTVQRLVDEELGARAREALVRGGGALDRAAEERVAQAVTDALLGTGTLERLLADEAVENICVNGCDVVWIRSADGLWRQGAPVAASDGELVDLVRALAASVDGEERRFDRGMPRLNLQLPDGSRLFAVMAVTGRVSLSVRRHRFPAASMDDLVRLGVCDQPMAAFLTALVRARKNIIIGGGTNLGKTTVLRAFASQIPLTERLITIEDTFELGLGNDRAAHPNVVAMQAREPNIEGQGAIDQAELVRWGLRMSPDRVIVGEIRGSEVIPMCNAMSQGNDGSLSTIHSSTSRGVFTKLAAYAAQAPERLSLEATNLLVASAVHFVVHLGWDAEGRRVIDSVREVVDADGAQLVSNEVYRPGPDGRAVPATPLRTETLQELIAAGMDAQAAGFTWWGAGQ, from the coding sequence GTGAGCACGGTGACGGAGCGCTCCGACGAGCGGGAGCTGGCCGCCGCAGTGCGCGGGCGGGTCGTGGCGCGCCTGGCGCAGTATGCGAATGAACGAGAAGCTGCGGGCCTGCCGCCAGAGGCCGAGTCGCAACGTCGGGTGACAGTCCAGCGGTTGGTCGATGAGGAGCTTGGGGCGCGGGCCCGCGAGGCGCTGGTCCGTGGCGGGGGCGCCCTGGACCGCGCGGCGGAAGAACGCGTCGCGCAGGCGGTCACTGACGCGTTGCTCGGGACCGGCACGCTGGAGCGGCTGCTGGCGGATGAGGCAGTGGAGAACATCTGCGTCAACGGGTGCGACGTGGTCTGGATCCGCTCCGCAGATGGCCTCTGGCGTCAAGGGGCACCGGTAGCGGCCTCCGATGGCGAGCTGGTCGACCTGGTGCGCGCCCTGGCGGCGAGTGTGGATGGCGAAGAGCGACGTTTCGACCGAGGGATGCCCCGGCTCAACCTGCAGCTGCCGGACGGTTCACGGCTGTTCGCGGTGATGGCCGTCACCGGGCGCGTCTCATTGTCGGTACGCCGCCACCGGTTTCCGGCAGCATCGATGGACGATCTGGTGCGCCTTGGGGTGTGTGACCAGCCCATGGCCGCCTTCCTCACGGCGCTGGTGCGGGCACGGAAGAACATCATCATCGGCGGCGGCACCAATCTGGGGAAGACCACGGTGCTGCGCGCTTTCGCCTCCCAGATTCCTCTGACCGAGCGGCTGATCACCATCGAGGACACTTTCGAACTCGGACTCGGCAACGATCGGGCAGCGCACCCCAACGTGGTGGCGATGCAGGCCCGGGAGCCCAATATCGAGGGCCAGGGCGCCATCGACCAGGCGGAGCTGGTGCGCTGGGGCCTGCGCATGTCGCCCGACCGTGTCATCGTCGGCGAGATCCGCGGCAGCGAGGTCATCCCGATGTGCAACGCGATGAGCCAAGGCAACGACGGCTCACTGTCCACGATCCACTCCTCCACTTCCCGCGGGGTCTTCACCAAGCTCGCCGCCTACGCAGCTCAAGCGCCCGAGCGCCTGTCGCTTGAGGCCACCAATCTGCTTGTGGCATCCGCCGTCCACTTCGTGGTGCACCTCGGGTGGGACGCCGAGGGGAGGCGCGTGATCGACTCGGTGCGCGAGGTCGTCGACGCCGACGGAGCCCAACTGGTCTCCAACGAGGTCTACCGCCCCGGCCCTGACGGCCGCGCGGTCCCCGCCACGCCCTTGCGAACGGAGACACTTCAGGAGCTGATCGCGGCAGGCATGGACGCTCAAGCTGCGGGCTTCACCTGGTGGGGAGCTGGCCAATGA
- a CDS encoding TadE/TadG family type IV pilus assembly protein encodes MHHLLRTPRPGHDDRGAATTQLVLTVPALLILALLIVQFALAWHARHLAHYTAERALAAARVQHGTAAQGQARGLRSLAQLGSRVLTSPSVTVRRTPTQATVRVHGTASGAVERITTPAGGPS; translated from the coding sequence GTGCACCACCTGCTGCGCACACCGCGACCAGGCCACGACGACCGCGGCGCCGCCACCACCCAGCTGGTCCTGACCGTCCCCGCCCTCCTGATACTCGCCCTGCTGATCGTCCAATTCGCTCTGGCCTGGCACGCCCGGCACCTCGCCCACTACACGGCCGAACGCGCCCTGGCCGCCGCCCGGGTCCAGCACGGCACCGCAGCACAAGGCCAAGCCCGGGGCTTACGCAGCCTGGCCCAACTCGGAAGCCGCGTCCTCACCTCCCCCTCTGTGACGGTCCGCCGCACCCCCACCCAGGCCACCGTGCGGGTGCACGGCACTGCCTCCGGCGCGGTCGAGCGGATCACCACCCCCGCCGGAGGACCGTCGTGA
- a CDS encoding helix-turn-helix domain-containing protein, whose product MLRLVRKRSGLSQMAVRELTALPQSFISGLERGQKQIGSPATLLDLLNGLGLPSDLQPLLLTPLRGDAPKPGHSRSAEAVLPWTADRMVTSLEVAIGGTAMKRRRVLTALSGAALTQYVMQSAIAPAEAMAASSGTTTVTDALIDSLQGTTDALRQVDATSGSGSLAYTAKTHLRMLLNLLKQGSYTENHGRRLAAVTADTAAQTGWYTFDSGDHDTAQHFFLGALRAAHASGDSRLHAGALGFLAIHGYSVGDPRDAVTAARTARQAITDHDAPALNAMLLTRQARGHARLREERYALAALAEAEELCARGRGADDPHWLYWINSGEILGQTGSCYLDLGQPARAAQSFAAARDVLSRDETRTTAQFLSRAATAQMRAADADAGCATAHDVLTLAEGIQSARLDDHLRSMLNEARSYGASSLARDLLERGASIMRQRAAA is encoded by the coding sequence GTGCTGCGCCTGGTGCGCAAGCGGTCTGGCTTATCTCAGATGGCCGTGCGTGAGCTGACGGCGCTACCTCAGTCCTTCATTTCCGGTCTAGAACGCGGTCAGAAGCAGATCGGGAGCCCTGCCACCCTTCTCGACCTTCTCAACGGCCTCGGCCTGCCCTCCGACCTGCAGCCTTTGCTGCTGACACCCCTACGCGGTGATGCGCCGAAGCCTGGTCACAGCCGATCCGCAGAGGCCGTACTGCCCTGGACGGCGGACCGTATGGTGACGTCACTTGAAGTGGCTATCGGAGGTACCGCTATGAAGCGCCGCCGCGTGCTAACCGCCCTGAGCGGAGCCGCACTCACCCAGTACGTCATGCAGTCCGCCATCGCCCCCGCGGAAGCCATGGCCGCTTCTTCCGGGACCACGACTGTCACCGACGCCCTGATCGACTCGCTTCAAGGCACCACCGACGCACTCCGTCAGGTCGACGCCACCAGCGGGAGCGGAAGCCTCGCCTACACGGCGAAGACTCACCTGCGGATGCTCCTGAACCTGCTCAAGCAAGGCTCCTATACGGAGAATCACGGGCGCCGCCTGGCTGCCGTCACCGCCGACACGGCAGCCCAGACTGGCTGGTACACCTTCGACAGCGGCGACCACGACACCGCCCAGCACTTCTTCCTCGGCGCTCTGCGCGCAGCCCACGCTTCAGGCGACTCCCGCCTGCACGCCGGCGCCCTCGGCTTCCTCGCTATCCACGGTTACTCCGTCGGCGACCCGCGCGACGCTGTCACCGCCGCTCGCACAGCGCGCCAGGCAATCACCGATCACGACGCCCCTGCCCTGAACGCCATGCTCCTCACCCGCCAGGCTCGCGGCCACGCCCGACTCCGTGAAGAGCGCTACGCCCTGGCCGCACTTGCCGAAGCCGAAGAACTCTGCGCCCGCGGCCGGGGTGCGGACGATCCTCACTGGCTGTACTGGATCAACTCGGGGGAGATCCTCGGACAGACCGGTAGCTGCTACCTCGACCTGGGCCAGCCAGCTCGTGCAGCCCAATCCTTCGCCGCGGCCCGCGACGTGCTTAGTCGGGATGAGACCCGAACCACCGCCCAGTTCCTCTCCCGAGCCGCCACCGCACAGATGCGCGCCGCCGACGCCGACGCTGGCTGCGCCACTGCTCATGACGTCCTGACCCTCGCCGAAGGCATTCAATCCGCCCGCCTTGACGACCACCTGCGCAGCATGCTCAACGAGGCGCGTTCCTACGGCGCCTCCTCACTCGCCCGGGATCTGTTGGAACGCGGGGCAAGCATCATGCGTCAGCGAGCCGCCGCATGA
- a CDS encoding dihydroxyacetone kinase subunit DhaK, which yields MKRILNSSDNVVEDMLSGISEAHSDIVRVDLTQRLCLHRAPLPAGQVAVISGGDSGHKSLHAGFVGEDMLTAAVLGDIFASPSAYQTGGVLNDAEVAHLLAGPHLDHLNSSYIASCGGSGQPWSTSEAAHWLIRRITRCTSVRSGTT from the coding sequence ATGAAGAGAATTCTCAATTCTTCGGACAATGTCGTGGAAGATATGCTCTCCGGGATTTCTGAAGCCCACTCCGACATCGTGCGCGTCGATCTCACCCAGCGGCTGTGTCTCCATCGCGCGCCACTGCCCGCGGGGCAAGTAGCTGTGATCTCCGGAGGCGACTCAGGTCATAAGTCATTGCACGCCGGATTCGTCGGAGAAGACATGCTCACCGCAGCTGTGCTCGGCGACATCTTCGCCTCCCCCAGCGCATACCAGACCGGCGGCGTGCTGAACGATGCCGAGGTTGCGCATCTGCTCGCTGGGCCGCACCTCGATCATCTGAACTCCTCTTACATCGCATCCTGCGGTGGCTCAGGACAGCCTTGGTCAACGTCCGAGGCAGCACATTGGTTGATCAGGCGAATTACGCGTTGCACGTCGGTTAGGTCAGGGACGACGTGA
- a CDS encoding pilus assembly protein TadG-related protein, which yields MKRPAHIQRLREQAANNQDRGQVTAFVVGIVAALWLFAGIVVDGGLALAGKVRALDVAQEAARTGAQQLDIGRLRSTEDIRLLKGKAAHAATAYVTATGDTAKTTVRGQEVTVQVTHHQPAQILQLIGVRALTVTAHATVRAERTNP from the coding sequence GTGAAACGACCAGCACACATCCAACGCCTCCGCGAGCAGGCGGCGAACAACCAGGACCGCGGGCAGGTCACCGCTTTCGTGGTCGGCATCGTGGCAGCACTGTGGCTGTTCGCCGGGATCGTCGTCGACGGCGGACTGGCCCTGGCCGGCAAGGTACGCGCCCTGGATGTCGCGCAGGAGGCCGCCCGCACCGGAGCCCAGCAACTCGACATCGGCCGACTGCGCAGCACCGAAGACATTCGACTCCTCAAAGGCAAAGCGGCCCACGCCGCCACCGCCTACGTCACCGCCACAGGAGACACCGCCAAGACGACGGTGCGTGGCCAGGAGGTCACCGTCCAGGTCACCCACCATCAGCCCGCCCAGATCCTGCAACTGATCGGCGTACGCGCCCTGACTGTCACCGCCCACGCCACCGTGCGCGCCGAACGCACCAACCCGTAG
- a CDS encoding DUF6415 family natural product biosynthesis protein, with protein MAALHNSFIHEEGIDDDLDTAFGLQSALLTVEDVHELAPRIRRHLRQLLNIAVQRAAGVPIPELTVIVSRAQQLEVSPPPADLAAGRGYVRRLALAAEDVLDVLTAKVTDITGPVYVEERSSA; from the coding sequence ATGGCCGCCCTGCACAACTCGTTCATCCACGAAGAAGGAATCGACGACGACCTGGACACGGCCTTCGGCTTGCAGTCCGCCCTGCTCACCGTTGAGGACGTGCACGAGCTGGCGCCCCGCATCCGTCGCCACCTGCGCCAGTTGCTGAACATCGCAGTCCAGCGTGCCGCTGGAGTCCCGATTCCGGAACTCACGGTGATCGTGAGCCGAGCCCAGCAACTCGAAGTCTCGCCCCCACCTGCCGACCTCGCGGCAGGCCGAGGCTATGTGCGTCGGCTAGCACTGGCCGCCGAAGACGTCCTTGATGTGCTGACAGCCAAGGTGACCGACATCACTGGCCCCGTGTATGTCGAGGAGCGGTCGTCAGCATGA
- a CDS encoding type II secretion system F family protein has translation MITIVLGAVFGAGLVVTAYGLRPPRPALADVLAALDAPPPKSATGTREEDPEWATRLGRKAVPLVRALGFPTVSLRADLAACGTDVDKHLAGKATCAAAGLLTPWAAGALARFGAGLDIGWWMPLASSLTLAVTLFFLPDITVRKAAAERRRQMRHTLTLVLDLTVISLAGGAGVHQALADAVQAPQGWAASKLRHALHLAQVTRTSPWQHLGDLGQHLGVSDLTELAATLNLAGTEGAKVRASLTAKARAMRRRRLSEADGAAQAATEQMSLPVVLLFAAFLLLIGYPALAHVLAVT, from the coding sequence ATGATCACGATCGTGCTGGGCGCGGTATTCGGCGCCGGACTCGTGGTCACCGCCTATGGGCTGCGCCCGCCACGGCCCGCGCTCGCGGACGTGCTCGCCGCCCTCGACGCACCACCGCCGAAATCGGCGACCGGCACGAGGGAAGAGGACCCGGAGTGGGCAACGCGCCTGGGCCGTAAAGCTGTGCCGCTGGTGCGGGCTCTGGGCTTCCCCACCGTTTCCCTGCGCGCGGACCTTGCTGCGTGCGGGACGGATGTGGACAAACACCTGGCAGGTAAGGCAACCTGCGCCGCCGCCGGGCTGCTGACACCATGGGCCGCAGGCGCACTGGCACGCTTCGGCGCCGGTCTCGACATCGGCTGGTGGATGCCCCTGGCCAGCTCCCTGACCCTCGCGGTGACGTTGTTCTTCCTCCCGGACATCACCGTCCGTAAGGCAGCTGCTGAACGCCGACGCCAGATGCGGCACACACTCACACTGGTCCTGGACCTGACCGTGATCTCCCTGGCGGGCGGAGCAGGCGTACACCAGGCCCTGGCCGACGCCGTCCAAGCCCCTCAGGGGTGGGCAGCATCCAAACTCCGCCACGCCCTGCACCTCGCCCAGGTCACCCGCACCAGCCCCTGGCAGCACCTGGGCGACCTCGGACAGCACCTCGGGGTCAGCGACCTGACGGAACTCGCTGCCACCCTCAATCTGGCCGGCACCGAAGGCGCCAAAGTCCGCGCCTCCTTGACCGCGAAGGCCCGCGCCATGCGACGCCGTCGCCTGTCCGAGGCCGACGGAGCAGCCCAAGCAGCCACCGAACAGATGTCCCTGCCAGTGGTCCTCCTCTTCGCCGCCTTCCTGCTCCTCATCGGCTACCCAGCCCTCGCACACGTCCTCGCCGTCACCTGA
- a CDS encoding helix-turn-helix transcriptional regulator, which yields MTQAVTNPAARLSPREQQIFEYLADGSSLAEVGLRLGIRQNTVQSYLSLAKLKLGAKSENAAALAAAYALGGLPQPKPLDPSELSLPREQLALVPLLAQGMRVSQMASVLKRPVSIIRRDARGLMKNLRARNAAQTVKRTWQYQLLTADQVLEWLT from the coding sequence GTGACCCAGGCCGTCACGAACCCGGCCGCACGCCTATCGCCCAGGGAACAGCAGATCTTCGAGTACCTGGCCGACGGAAGCTCCCTCGCCGAGGTCGGGCTGCGGCTCGGCATCCGGCAGAACACCGTTCAGAGCTACCTCAGCCTGGCCAAGCTGAAATTGGGTGCCAAGAGCGAGAACGCGGCGGCTCTCGCTGCCGCCTACGCCCTCGGAGGCCTCCCGCAGCCCAAGCCTCTGGATCCTTCAGAGCTGAGCCTGCCCCGCGAGCAGCTGGCCCTCGTGCCGCTCCTCGCCCAGGGGATGCGGGTGTCGCAGATGGCGTCGGTGCTGAAGCGCCCAGTCAGCATCATCCGGCGCGACGCCCGCGGCTTGATGAAGAACTTGCGGGCCAGGAATGCGGCTCAAACCGTCAAGCGCACGTGGCAGTACCAACTCCTCACCGCAGACCAGGTGCTCGAGTGGCTGACGTAG
- a CDS encoding ATP-binding protein gives MIGAAGEGQASVWRWNSRSGDAAVSARVALRSALAQLGLPDGAVCDVTRAAWELTANAMEHACGPYEMRLQRKGASLVFEIEDGDPRIPATPPAVPSGGEFEVDGDDLDSLIASLSEDGRGLRIVDQITGGQWGFRPSRSGIKAAWMVISDPPKG, from the coding sequence ATGATTGGCGCTGCGGGAGAAGGGCAAGCCTCGGTGTGGCGGTGGAACAGCCGTAGCGGCGATGCCGCGGTGTCTGCCCGAGTAGCCCTGCGGAGCGCTTTGGCCCAGCTGGGGCTACCTGACGGAGCGGTATGTGATGTGACACGGGCGGCCTGGGAGTTGACTGCCAATGCCATGGAGCACGCGTGTGGGCCATACGAGATGCGGCTGCAACGAAAAGGCGCATCGCTCGTGTTCGAAATTGAAGACGGGGACCCACGCATCCCGGCCACTCCTCCTGCTGTCCCTTCCGGAGGGGAGTTTGAAGTAGATGGAGATGATCTCGACAGTCTGATTGCTAGTCTATCCGAGGATGGGCGGGGACTGCGTATCGTGGATCAAATTACAGGTGGCCAATGGGGGTTCCGTCCCTCAAGGTCAGGTATAAAGGCCGCCTGGATGGTGATCTCTGACCCCCCGAAAGGATGA
- a CDS encoding type II secretion system F family protein translates to MTGPRLGEAATVVATILGAAFGTGLLLIITGALRRPARDTAKAGWWQRVCGRLPAHWNRRRLVAALVVGVAAGALTRWPVAAVLTTAALLTLPGLLSPDRAAARRTERMEALALWTEMLRDTLSAAAGLEQAILSTADIAPAAVQRELRTLVASIRSGQPLPAALRTFADEVDDPLADVVVAALVMAAERQASQLAALLGELADSVREQVAMRQRIDAGRASIRTGVRVTVTVTLGMAVGLTVFNRPYLNPFNTVAGQLVLGVVGVLFAASFTWLTAIGRLEEPVRLLDSTPAKTTHATGRTR, encoded by the coding sequence ATGACCGGCCCACGACTGGGTGAGGCGGCCACCGTCGTCGCCACGATCCTGGGTGCCGCCTTCGGCACCGGCCTCCTGCTGATCATCACCGGTGCACTACGCCGACCCGCCCGCGATACCGCCAAGGCTGGCTGGTGGCAGCGGGTATGTGGCCGCCTGCCCGCGCATTGGAACCGGCGCCGCCTCGTTGCCGCCCTGGTCGTTGGAGTGGCGGCAGGAGCGTTGACGCGGTGGCCGGTAGCGGCCGTGCTGACCACCGCGGCCCTGCTCACACTGCCTGGACTCCTGAGCCCGGACCGGGCGGCCGCTCGGCGGACGGAACGGATGGAAGCACTCGCGCTGTGGACGGAGATGCTGCGCGACACGCTCTCCGCCGCTGCCGGGCTGGAACAGGCCATCCTGTCCACCGCCGACATCGCCCCTGCCGCGGTGCAGCGCGAGCTGAGGACCTTGGTCGCCTCGATCCGCTCCGGTCAGCCCCTGCCCGCCGCGTTGCGGACCTTCGCCGACGAGGTCGATGACCCGCTCGCTGACGTGGTGGTCGCCGCCTTGGTGATGGCAGCCGAACGCCAAGCCAGCCAGCTCGCCGCACTCCTGGGGGAACTGGCCGACTCGGTGCGCGAACAGGTAGCCATGCGCCAGCGGATCGACGCAGGCCGCGCCAGCATCCGCACCGGAGTGAGAGTCACCGTAACCGTCACCCTCGGCATGGCCGTCGGCCTGACCGTCTTCAACCGGCCCTACCTGAACCCGTTCAACACCGTGGCCGGCCAGCTGGTCCTAGGCGTCGTCGGTGTCCTGTTCGCAGCCTCCTTCACCTGGCTGACCGCCATCGGCCGCCTGGAGGAGCCGGTACGCCTCCTCGACTCCACCCCTGCCAAGACCACACACGCCACGGGGAGAACACGATGA
- a CDS encoding SAF domain-containing protein, with the protein MGTVVVSAVGFSLVASMAGEREKVLVLTRDVPAGHSLEARDLRQTEAASETGVVPVADSAEVLGRRTRVPLVAGSLLAPGQFGGQRAYPPKGQSEVAFAIEAGNASPYVTRGDRVAVLEGPDGAGTPASDEEETAAPVVGTVAEAKAPESPGGARAVTVLMETGAVRRAAGIEHPRVVVLPAEGREAP; encoded by the coding sequence GTGGGGACTGTGGTCGTCTCGGCGGTCGGGTTCTCGCTCGTCGCGTCGATGGCAGGCGAGCGGGAGAAGGTGCTGGTGCTGACGCGGGATGTGCCGGCGGGACATTCCCTTGAGGCGCGTGATCTGCGGCAGACTGAGGCCGCGTCGGAGACTGGGGTCGTGCCAGTGGCCGACAGCGCCGAGGTGCTGGGTCGGCGGACACGGGTGCCGCTGGTGGCTGGGTCGTTGCTGGCACCAGGGCAGTTCGGTGGTCAGCGGGCCTATCCGCCCAAGGGGCAGTCGGAAGTGGCGTTCGCGATCGAAGCGGGAAACGCTTCGCCGTATGTGACGCGTGGCGACCGGGTCGCTGTCCTCGAGGGCCCGGACGGCGCAGGTACACCGGCAAGCGATGAGGAGGAGACTGCGGCTCCCGTTGTCGGCACAGTGGCGGAGGCGAAGGCTCCTGAGTCCCCGGGCGGTGCGCGGGCGGTGACGGTCTTGATGGAGACCGGTGCGGTGCGGCGCGCTGCGGGGATCGAGCACCCCCGTGTGGTGGTGCTTCCTGCTGAAGGGCGGGAAGCACCGTGA
- a CDS encoding ATP-binding protein codes for MRSLTRTRLNQSGLSSLADDAALVVSELVTNAVQHSHGREITLTLSLRDGHLHIRVHDGMNSRLPIVSKPDAHAENGRGLWVVESIANQRHGSWGNSDNDAIWCDLTLEVS; via the coding sequence ATGCGAAGCCTGACCAGGACTCGCCTGAACCAAAGCGGCCTGTCCTCCTTGGCGGATGACGCCGCGCTTGTCGTATCCGAGCTGGTCACCAACGCGGTGCAGCACAGCCACGGTCGCGAGATCACCCTTACTCTCTCCCTCCGGGACGGCCACTTGCACATTCGGGTGCACGACGGGATGAACAGCCGTCTACCCATCGTCTCCAAGCCGGACGCTCACGCGGAGAACGGCCGCGGATTGTGGGTCGTCGAGTCCATCGCCAACCAGCGACACGGCTCCTGGGGGAACAGCGACAACGACGCGATCTGGTGCGACCTGACCCTGGAGGTGAGCTGA
- a CDS encoding TadE/TadG family type IV pilus assembly protein, whose protein sequence is MSNTPRHAGTTVDRGSAAVELVLVTPLLLLILMTVVALGRLTDARLVVADTVHQAARAASLARTQGQALTTARRTAHASLDHAGTACSQPKVTLTTSGLQPGSTVTAYISCTVTLTDLTRIRMPGRITLHQTAHSPVDVHRSTR, encoded by the coding sequence GTGAGCAACACACCGCGCCACGCCGGAACGACAGTGGACCGTGGCTCGGCAGCAGTCGAACTCGTCCTGGTCACACCCCTGCTCCTGCTCATTCTGATGACCGTTGTCGCGCTGGGACGCCTGACCGACGCCCGGCTCGTCGTGGCGGACACAGTCCACCAGGCAGCCCGCGCAGCCTCCCTCGCCCGCACCCAAGGCCAAGCCCTCACCACCGCACGACGCACCGCGCACGCCTCCCTTGACCACGCTGGCACCGCATGCTCACAGCCCAAGGTCACCCTCACCACCAGCGGTCTCCAGCCGGGCAGCACTGTGACCGCATACATCAGCTGCACCGTCACGCTGACCGACCTCACCCGCATCCGCATGCCGGGCCGGATCACCCTCCACCAAACCGCCCACTCCCCGGTGGATGTGCATCGGAGCACCCGGTGA